One genomic region from Halodesulfovibrio sp. MK-HDV encodes:
- a CDS encoding sensor histidine kinase has translation MLRLNVRQRIIAGFLILSICLGGQTYFSYKQLLLVEDKTYSVEFIDDVESSILNFRRQEKNYLLYGEESSYDLALEEIENTLLLLNQHSDLNFDATMIGNIIKLKKTISAYRAGIISMYTVATQQGRNLKAEIVKLREIGQELVIQAQSIATLERENILKINRQLRKQLLFSILTVTFLFLCTLYFISKRIVSPLKIIEETTKQIAQGNFAPVEVENVHDEIAQVQVAFNRMVSELEHRQSQLVQAQKMSSIGTLSAGIAHQVNNPLNNISTSAQILQGELSSSIDPFAKKLLDNIETETARARDIVRGLLEFARCADLSVRTVSLKTVVENAVRLVSSQVPSGVTLEVDVPEDIFVHIDPQRMGEVLINLIINAIQAMKVNTSGFITITVLEEHAEESVTLVVTDSGRGISDADLPKVFDPFFTRKDVGEGTGLGLSVAYGIIEELDGEIRVESTLGVGSRFYIDLPLVNSDESVA, from the coding sequence ATGCTGAGACTTAACGTTCGACAGCGGATTATTGCAGGCTTTCTCATCCTTTCTATTTGCTTAGGGGGGCAGACCTACTTCTCCTATAAGCAATTACTTCTTGTTGAGGATAAAACATATTCAGTTGAATTTATTGATGATGTGGAAAGTTCTATTTTGAATTTCCGTCGGCAGGAAAAAAACTACCTGCTGTATGGAGAGGAAAGCAGCTATGATCTCGCCCTTGAGGAAATAGAAAATACGCTGCTGTTGTTGAATCAGCATTCTGATTTGAATTTTGATGCAACCATGATCGGCAATATAATTAAGCTGAAGAAAACTATTTCTGCTTATCGGGCAGGCATCATTTCCATGTATACTGTTGCAACACAACAGGGTCGGAATCTGAAGGCAGAGATAGTAAAGCTGCGTGAAATCGGGCAGGAACTGGTTATTCAGGCGCAGAGTATTGCTACGTTGGAACGCGAAAATATTCTCAAAATTAACAGGCAATTGCGTAAGCAGTTGCTTTTTTCTATTTTAACAGTGACTTTTTTATTCCTGTGCACCCTGTATTTTATCTCCAAACGAATTGTGAGTCCGCTTAAGATTATTGAAGAGACTACAAAACAAATTGCGCAAGGTAACTTTGCACCTGTTGAAGTGGAAAATGTGCATGATGAAATTGCACAAGTTCAGGTCGCTTTTAACCGTATGGTTTCTGAACTGGAACATCGCCAATCGCAACTGGTTCAGGCTCAGAAAATGTCATCCATCGGTACGCTCAGTGCCGGTATCGCCCATCAGGTGAATAATCCACTCAACAATATTTCTACTTCTGCGCAAATTTTGCAAGGTGAGCTGAGTAGTTCCATCGATCCCTTCGCTAAAAAGCTTCTTGATAATATTGAAACAGAAACAGCGCGTGCGCGGGATATTGTCCGTGGGTTGCTTGAATTTGCACGCTGTGCAGATTTGTCCGTGCGTACTGTGTCGTTGAAGACTGTTGTAGAGAATGCTGTACGGCTTGTTTCGTCACAGGTTCCTTCCGGAGTGACTTTGGAAGTGGATGTGCCAGAAGATATCTTTGTGCATATTGATCCACAGAGAATGGGTGAGGTGCTGATCAACCTCATCATTAATGCTATTCAAGCCATGAAGGTGAATACTTCGGGGTTCATCACGATAACCGTACTGGAAGAACATGCTGAGGAGTCTGTAACGCTTGTTGTAACTGATTCCGGTAGGGGGATTAGTGACGCTGATTTGCCCAAGGTGTTTGACCCGTTCTTTACACGCAAAGATGTGGGTGAGGGCACGGGACTTGGGCTTTCTGTCGCATACGGCATAATAGAAGAACTTGATGGAGAAATCCGCGTAGAAAGCACGCTCGGCGTCGGTTCCAGATTTTATATAGACTTACCGCTGGTGAACAGCGATGAGAGTGTCGCCTGA
- a CDS encoding AraC family ligand binding domain-containing protein codes for MVKEKNEVRILNFSEEWGIEAIFGKRIQNTFQRHIHSTYLFGLVEAGTRSITCGDDTYCIAEKELFVLQPSQVHACTCSADHCYSILSVTPEMVEEIVPQHLGSKHSRPFFPEICHKNEHLSQQLRNIFALIKTQGMNHHALTLIQQYIAALLQYQPTTTPKDIQLPEPVVDSACQFLKKNHAQKLPLSSLAEHARLSPFHFQRIFLNAWE; via the coding sequence ATGGTAAAAGAGAAAAACGAAGTCCGCATTCTCAATTTTTCTGAAGAATGGGGAATTGAAGCGATATTCGGCAAGCGAATACAAAACACCTTCCAGCGCCATATCCACTCCACCTACCTCTTCGGACTTGTTGAAGCGGGTACACGGAGTATTACATGTGGCGACGATACGTATTGTATTGCCGAGAAAGAGCTGTTCGTATTGCAACCTTCACAGGTTCATGCATGTACGTGCAGTGCTGATCATTGCTATAGCATTCTCAGTGTAACACCTGAAATGGTAGAAGAGATTGTTCCACAACATCTCGGCAGCAAGCATTCCCGCCCATTTTTTCCGGAAATTTGCCACAAAAACGAACACCTTTCTCAACAACTTCGGAACATTTTTGCTCTCATAAAAACACAGGGCATGAATCATCATGCCCTTACTTTAATCCAACAATATATAGCTGCCCTGCTGCAATACCAGCCTACAACAACGCCTAAAGACATTCAGCTCCCTGAGCCGGTGGTAGACAGTGCCTGCCAATTTCTAAAAAAGAACCACGCCCAAAAACTGCCTTTATCTTCCCTTGCAGAACATGCACGTTTAAGCCCATTCCACTTTCAGCGGATCTTTCTAAACGCATGGGAATAA
- a CDS encoding sigma-54-dependent Fis family transcriptional regulator: MFQQVDMFPELWQFVEFQSKVLDYSADGLMVVDRFGKIIFVNNSFCELHDVDKLDVQGMHVSDVIENTRMHLVAESGVSEHDDVQQINGKTYVVSRVPIVEEGECRGAVGIVRFRYVDEVAALSDNIKRLQKKILAMREVRRVSAGTEYSFDNIQGKTLALKQAKETAMQAAMAQATVLLHGESGVGKECFAQSIHNLSPRADGPFIRLNCSAIQETLFESELFGYEEGAFTGARKGGKKGKFELAHGGTIFLDEIGDMPLSTQAKLLRVIQEKEVDRLGSEKRTTVDVRIIAATNCDLQKMIAEKRFREDLFYRLNVIPITVPPLRDCPKDIPLLAKNIWRQLSIKNGIFHKRLTNMAFQELQSRPWNGNIRELKNVLERALVMIQHNEITEHDLQNILIENEARTASAHDELDGAPFSLTVLVENTERRAVTQALSVAEGNRSKAAKLLGISRPLLYKKMHKYNLDDTE, translated from the coding sequence ATGTTTCAACAAGTCGATATGTTTCCTGAATTGTGGCAGTTTGTAGAGTTTCAGAGCAAAGTATTAGATTATTCTGCAGACGGCCTGATGGTTGTAGATCGTTTTGGTAAGATTATTTTTGTGAATAACAGTTTTTGTGAACTGCACGATGTGGACAAGCTTGATGTGCAGGGTATGCACGTAAGTGATGTTATCGAGAATACCCGTATGCACCTTGTTGCCGAGTCCGGTGTGAGTGAACACGATGATGTGCAGCAGATTAACGGGAAGACATATGTTGTTTCCCGTGTTCCTATCGTGGAGGAAGGCGAGTGCCGTGGTGCTGTCGGAATTGTTCGTTTTCGATATGTAGATGAGGTTGCTGCGCTTAGTGACAACATTAAAAGGCTACAGAAAAAGATCTTAGCCATGCGCGAAGTCCGTCGCGTGAGCGCAGGAACAGAATATTCTTTCGATAATATTCAGGGAAAGACGCTGGCGCTGAAGCAGGCAAAAGAGACGGCAATGCAGGCAGCAATGGCGCAAGCCACCGTGTTGCTGCACGGAGAATCTGGTGTGGGCAAGGAGTGCTTTGCACAGAGCATTCATAATTTAAGCCCTCGAGCAGACGGGCCTTTTATTCGCCTGAACTGTTCTGCAATTCAGGAGACGCTTTTTGAGTCCGAATTATTCGGTTACGAAGAAGGCGCTTTTACCGGAGCACGTAAAGGCGGCAAGAAAGGGAAGTTTGAATTAGCCCACGGCGGTACAATTTTCTTGGATGAGATTGGCGATATGCCTCTTTCAACACAGGCAAAGCTGCTGCGTGTAATTCAGGAAAAGGAAGTTGATAGACTGGGTAGTGAAAAACGAACTACCGTTGATGTGCGAATTATTGCCGCAACAAACTGTGATTTGCAGAAAATGATTGCTGAGAAGCGATTCAGGGAAGATCTGTTTTACCGGTTGAACGTCATTCCTATTACTGTTCCCCCATTGCGTGACTGTCCGAAAGATATTCCGTTGCTGGCAAAGAATATTTGGCGTCAGCTTTCCATTAAAAATGGTATTTTCCATAAGCGTCTGACAAATATGGCATTTCAAGAATTGCAATCACGTCCTTGGAATGGGAATATTCGTGAGCTGAAAAATGTGCTCGAAAGAGCGCTGGTTATGATTCAGCATAATGAGATTACAGAGCACGATTTGCAAAATATTCTTATTGAGAATGAGGCTCGCACAGCTTCTGCTCATGACGAACTGGACGGTGCGCCATTCAGTTTGACTGTTCTTGTAGAGAATACAGAAAGGCGTGCGGTAACGCAGGCGCTGAGTGTTGCGGAAGGCAACAGGTCAAAGGCTGCCAAGCTGCTGGGAATATCAAGACCGCTACTGTACAAAAAAATGCATAAGTACAATCTGGATGATACGGAATAG
- a CDS encoding sigma-54 dependent transcriptional regulator, with the protein MNEAKILIAEDELIARENLAHVLSQQGATVTAVENGAQAQAAVEKYQYDVVLTDMRMPDISGMELLQFIKAKAPDTEVIVLTGYATVDNAVQAMGRGAFQYLAKPVRLDEVSLMTQKALEKKRMKEEVAMLRQQLGTSGSDRIVGHSTPINVLKRQIDQVAAVGCTVLIQGETGTGKELVAKALHMGSPRRKNLFFAINCASFNEELLANELFGHEKSAFTGAHSAKKGLLESADNGTFFLDEVGDMPLSMQANLLRVLETRKLLRVGGTIEVPVDVRIIAATNRDLLSMVEHGTFRRDLYYRLNVITLDVPPLRKRKDDIPLLAGFFVNKFASVFKKKITDIDDEVLNILSGYAFPGNVRELENLMERAVVLCNGKVIRVAQLPPDLWGDKLLRSTVPASPIEFDDVVSLEDNERRYLRWVLEQAEGNKTRAAELLGLNRGSLWRKMKRLGLDN; encoded by the coding sequence ATGAATGAAGCGAAGATATTAATAGCTGAAGACGAGTTAATTGCTCGGGAAAATTTAGCGCATGTACTCTCTCAACAGGGCGCAACAGTCACAGCTGTTGAAAACGGTGCGCAGGCACAGGCCGCTGTAGAAAAATATCAGTACGATGTTGTGCTGACGGATATGCGTATGCCCGACATCAGCGGGATGGAGTTGCTTCAGTTTATTAAGGCCAAGGCTCCGGATACAGAGGTTATTGTGCTGACAGGATACGCCACTGTAGATAATGCCGTGCAGGCAATGGGCAGAGGTGCATTTCAATATCTTGCAAAACCGGTTCGTCTTGATGAAGTGAGTTTGATGACGCAGAAGGCGCTGGAAAAGAAGCGGATGAAAGAAGAAGTAGCCATGTTGCGACAGCAGCTGGGAACTTCCGGTTCTGATAGAATAGTGGGGCATAGTACGCCGATTAATGTTCTGAAGCGTCAGATAGATCAAGTTGCGGCTGTGGGGTGCACGGTGCTTATTCAAGGCGAAACAGGAACAGGCAAAGAGCTTGTTGCTAAAGCTCTGCATATGGGAAGCCCTAGAAGAAAGAATTTATTCTTCGCCATTAACTGTGCCTCGTTTAATGAAGAGCTGCTTGCGAACGAATTGTTCGGGCATGAAAAATCTGCATTTACCGGTGCTCATAGCGCGAAAAAAGGTCTGCTTGAATCTGCGGATAACGGTACATTTTTTCTGGATGAAGTTGGCGATATGCCATTGAGTATGCAGGCGAACTTGTTGCGAGTACTTGAAACTAGAAAGCTACTCCGAGTTGGCGGAACAATAGAAGTGCCGGTTGATGTGCGCATTATCGCAGCAACAAACCGAGATTTATTGAGCATGGTGGAGCATGGAACATTCCGCCGTGACCTGTATTACAGATTAAATGTTATAACGCTTGATGTGCCGCCGCTTCGTAAACGTAAAGATGACATACCGCTGTTGGCAGGCTTCTTTGTGAACAAATTTGCGTCTGTGTTTAAGAAAAAAATTACAGATATTGATGATGAAGTGCTGAATATTCTGTCTGGATATGCTTTTCCCGGTAACGTTCGTGAACTGGAAAACTTAATGGAACGTGCCGTTGTGCTATGTAACGGAAAAGTTATTCGCGTAGCACAGTTACCGCCTGATTTATGGGGCGATAAACTGCTCCGGTCAACAGTGCCGGCTTCGCCTATTGAGTTCGATGACGTGGTGTCGCTTGAAGATAATGAGCGTCGATACCTGCGTTGGGTTCTGGAACAGGCAGAAGGCAACAAAACCCGTGCGGCAGAATTGCTGGGCTTGAATAGAGGCTCTCTGTGGAGAAAAATGAAACGGCTCGGGCTTGATAATTAG
- a CDS encoding helix-turn-helix domain-containing protein, with the protein MGISPNDYLQAHRVAEARQQLSMNIPLSELAISLGFFDQSHFTRTFRKVMGVSPGNYRKTNSN; encoded by the coding sequence ATGGGAATAAGCCCCAACGACTACCTGCAAGCTCACCGTGTCGCCGAAGCAAGACAACAACTGAGCATGAACATCCCGCTGAGCGAGCTTGCTATCTCGTTAGGCTTTTTCGATCAAAGCCACTTTACACGCACCTTCCGTAAAGTAATGGGCGTTTCACCTGGAAATTACCGCAAAACAAATTCCAACTAG
- a CDS encoding S16 family serine protease, with translation MGLFSRPENIAPVPETTATTQEELRSAVEKAKLPENVRHIALEEITKLDRTDPSIAEFGVGVTYVEMLLSLPWNISSQDNLELENAVTVLNQEHFGLNGVKQRILEYLASNITCHIKKSTVLVVDDEEISRDNMAYALGKLSCEILVASNGLEAVSILEERNVDCIVTDLKMQKMDGLELLNYVQEEWPDTKLIIVTGYATVDNAIGALKQGALHYLPKPINLEILRNTVQEILEQQKQACSVSGPILCFTGPPGTGKTSIGKSVANALSRKFVRLSLAGMRDEAELRGHRRTYVGAMAGRIISELNKCGVNNPVFMLDEIDKIGQDFRGDPASVLLEILDPEQNRHFLDYYIDTPFDLSRVMFITTANVVENLPAPLRDRMEIIPFSCYTLNEKKQIGLDYLAPRQLRTLGYSQNEISFTPEAMSTLISGYTRDAGLRSVNREIGNVCRKINLQILQQSKQPPISVSSDDIVSLLGYERYTFEAATAQPLIGVTAGLVWSEYGGQLIYIETAKMKGTGQLLMTGSLGDILKESAQTALSFIRSNATQFSIDENMFEQTDIHVHIPAGDISKDGASAGITIAMALLSLLTRRPARRDVALTGEFTLSGRVLPVGGLREKILAAQQAGVRTILLPERNKREVLVMNDEVRNAAELHFISSINEVVDLVLLPSSELQHAQGEG, from the coding sequence ATGGGACTTTTTAGCAGACCAGAGAACATTGCCCCTGTACCGGAAACAACCGCAACCACGCAGGAAGAGCTGCGTAGCGCCGTTGAGAAAGCAAAGCTGCCTGAAAATGTACGGCACATTGCACTGGAAGAAATCACCAAGCTGGACAGAACAGATCCGTCCATTGCCGAGTTTGGCGTTGGTGTGACCTATGTAGAAATGCTGCTTTCGCTTCCGTGGAATATTTCATCTCAGGATAATCTGGAGCTTGAAAACGCCGTCACCGTGCTTAATCAGGAACACTTTGGATTGAATGGCGTAAAGCAGCGCATTCTAGAATATCTAGCTTCCAACATCACCTGTCATATTAAAAAAAGTACCGTACTTGTTGTGGATGATGAAGAAATCTCCCGCGACAACATGGCATATGCACTTGGAAAACTTTCCTGCGAAATCCTTGTCGCCTCAAATGGTCTGGAGGCTGTAAGTATTCTGGAAGAACGCAATGTGGACTGCATTGTAACTGACCTTAAAATGCAGAAAATGGATGGGCTTGAGCTGCTTAACTATGTTCAGGAAGAATGGCCGGACACCAAGCTTATTATTGTTACTGGCTACGCAACCGTAGACAACGCCATTGGCGCACTCAAACAAGGTGCTCTGCATTATTTGCCTAAACCCATCAACTTAGAGATTCTTCGCAACACCGTTCAAGAAATTTTAGAACAGCAGAAACAGGCATGTTCCGTTTCAGGCCCAATCCTGTGCTTCACGGGCCCTCCGGGTACCGGAAAAACATCCATCGGCAAATCTGTTGCCAATGCCCTTTCCAGAAAATTTGTTAGACTCTCACTTGCCGGAATGCGCGACGAGGCAGAACTTCGCGGGCACAGACGCACGTACGTGGGCGCAATGGCTGGCCGCATCATCAGTGAACTGAACAAATGCGGTGTAAACAACCCCGTCTTTATGTTGGATGAGATAGATAAAATAGGTCAGGACTTCCGAGGCGATCCTGCATCTGTCCTGCTGGAAATTCTTGATCCTGAACAGAACAGGCATTTTTTAGACTACTATATTGATACTCCGTTCGACCTTTCCCGCGTCATGTTCATTACAACAGCAAACGTAGTAGAAAATCTCCCCGCACCGTTGCGGGACAGAATGGAGATTATCCCCTTCTCCTGCTACACCTTGAATGAAAAGAAACAAATCGGGTTGGATTACCTTGCGCCGCGTCAGCTACGCACTCTCGGCTATTCTCAAAACGAAATTTCGTTCACACCGGAAGCCATGTCCACACTCATTTCCGGTTACACCAGAGATGCAGGGCTGCGCAGTGTGAACAGAGAAATTGGTAATGTCTGCCGCAAAATCAATTTACAGATTCTGCAACAGTCCAAACAGCCACCTATCTCTGTTTCAAGCGACGATATTGTTTCACTGCTGGGGTACGAGCGATACACATTTGAGGCTGCAACAGCGCAGCCGCTTATCGGTGTAACGGCGGGTCTGGTATGGAGCGAATATGGCGGACAGCTTATCTATATTGAAACAGCCAAAATGAAAGGCACTGGACAACTGCTGATGACAGGCTCTCTGGGGGACATTTTGAAAGAATCCGCCCAGACAGCACTCAGTTTCATCCGAAGCAATGCTACGCAGTTTTCAATTGATGAGAATATGTTTGAACAAACGGACATCCATGTTCACATCCCAGCTGGTGACATATCCAAAGACGGTGCATCAGCAGGAATAACAATCGCGATGGCGCTGCTGTCACTACTCACGAGACGACCTGCACGAAGGGACGTTGCCCTGACGGGGGAATTTACCCTGAGCGGACGAGTATTACCTGTAGGGGGATTGCGCGAAAAGATTTTGGCAGCGCAGCAAGCCGGAGTCCGCACTATTCTGCTGCCGGAACGCAACAAAAGAGAAGTGCTTGTTATGAATGATGAAGTGCGCAACGCAGCGGAACTGCATTTCATATCTTCTATCAATGAAGTGGTAGATTTAGTACTCCTGCCGTCCTCAGAGTTACAGCACGCGCAGGGAGAAGGCTAA
- a CDS encoding cupin domain-containing protein produces MNVSTIANNTVYFSHSSKNLSDVAWIDHPTFKGIQIKHLLTSAETGNTFSSHLIKVAPQCGLESHCHEEQKELHEIIDGSGECVLTGKTICYEPGVMTVINEGEPHQVMAGTQGLILLAKFFPPLV; encoded by the coding sequence ATGAACGTTTCTACAATTGCCAATAATACTGTTTACTTTTCACACAGCTCAAAAAATCTTAGCGATGTTGCATGGATTGATCATCCTACCTTCAAAGGTATTCAGATCAAACATTTGCTTACAAGTGCTGAAACAGGCAACACCTTCAGCTCCCACCTTATTAAGGTTGCCCCACAATGCGGTCTGGAATCTCACTGCCACGAAGAACAAAAAGAGTTGCACGAAATTATAGATGGCAGTGGAGAATGTGTTTTAACCGGAAAAACAATCTGTTATGAACCTGGAGTAATGACAGTAATTAATGAAGGTGAGCCCCATCAGGTGATGGCTGGTACGCAGGGGCTCATTCTGTTAGCAAAATTTTTTCCACCACTTGTATAA
- a CDS encoding phenylacetate--CoA ligase family protein has translation MHYYDPAEGWSRDQISQIQVERLQSTMNQAAKAPFYRQQFADAGVTPSSITTPEDIRKLPFTTKDDLRSQYPDKMTTVPRTEIVRMHASSGTTGSPTVIHHTQEDLNNWTSLVARCLHMVGVRPTHAFQNMTGYGLFTGGLGLHYGAERLGCLTIPSGPGNTARQLKLMQDFNTHAAHIIPSYALYLGASLQEQGYSPEELPLEIIVTGAEPHTEETRQRIEQFLGAKAYNSYGLSEMNGPGVGFECTYQSGLHIWEDAFIAEIVDPMTLQPVPDGEIGELVMTTLNRKAMPIIRYRTRDLTRFITGECECGRVHRRIDRILGRADDMLILKGVNIYPMQVEEVLMNFPEVGENYVIELENDSFIDQMRIKVEIKEEYFVEDMRVLQGLQHRIADQLRSEILITPRIELVQRNSLPKSPGKAQRVVDNR, from the coding sequence ATGCACTACTACGACCCTGCTGAAGGCTGGTCTAGGGATCAGATTTCTCAAATTCAAGTTGAACGTCTTCAATCAACAATGAATCAAGCTGCAAAAGCACCGTTTTATCGACAGCAGTTTGCAGATGCTGGTGTTACCCCTTCATCCATAACTACTCCCGAAGATATCCGGAAACTTCCTTTCACAACAAAGGACGACCTGCGGTCACAGTATCCAGACAAAATGACCACAGTTCCACGGACTGAAATTGTGCGGATGCACGCATCAAGCGGTACAACAGGTTCGCCGACTGTTATTCATCACACTCAAGAAGATTTGAATAACTGGACAAGCCTTGTTGCCCGATGCCTTCATATGGTGGGAGTACGCCCTACTCATGCCTTTCAGAATATGACTGGATATGGTCTCTTCACTGGCGGCCTTGGCTTACATTACGGTGCAGAACGACTGGGTTGTCTCACTATTCCATCAGGCCCCGGTAATACAGCACGACAATTAAAGCTTATGCAGGATTTCAATACTCATGCAGCCCACATAATTCCATCCTACGCACTCTACCTAGGCGCTTCACTACAGGAACAAGGATACTCTCCTGAAGAACTACCTTTGGAAATTATCGTCACAGGCGCTGAACCACATACGGAAGAAACACGTCAGCGCATTGAACAATTCCTCGGCGCAAAAGCGTACAACTCATATGGTCTTTCAGAAATGAACGGACCGGGTGTGGGCTTTGAGTGCACCTATCAGTCAGGTTTGCATATTTGGGAAGATGCATTCATTGCAGAAATTGTTGATCCAATGACGTTACAGCCTGTTCCTGACGGAGAAATCGGCGAACTGGTTATGACGACACTCAACAGAAAAGCAATGCCGATTATTCGCTACCGAACTAGAGATTTAACGCGTTTCATTACCGGCGAATGTGAGTGCGGTAGAGTCCACCGCAGGATTGATAGAATTTTGGGACGAGCCGATGACATGCTTATCCTCAAAGGGGTGAATATTTACCCGATGCAGGTGGAAGAAGTTTTGATGAACTTCCCTGAGGTTGGAGAGAACTACGTCATTGAGCTTGAAAACGATAGCTTCATAGACCAGATGCGTATCAAAGTTGAAATAAAAGAAGAATACTTTGTAGAAGATATGCGCGTCCTTCAGGGACTTCAGCATAGAATTGCAGACCAGCTCCGCAGCGAGATTCTCATCACACCACGTATTGAGCTCGTACAACGGAACAGCCTCCCGAAATCTCCCGGTAAAGCACAGCGTGTTGTAGACAATCGCTAG